A region of Procambarus clarkii isolate CNS0578487 chromosome 22, FALCON_Pclarkii_2.0, whole genome shotgun sequence DNA encodes the following proteins:
- the LOC138367520 gene encoding autotransporter adhesin BpaC-like → MWVSGVSVQVSVVSVQVSGVSVQVSGVSVQVSGVSVQVSGVSVQVSGVSVQVSAVSVQVSVVSVQVSGVSVQVSGVSVQVSGVSVQVSGVSVQVSGVSVQVSGVSVQVSGVSVQVSGVSVQVSVVSVQVSVVSVQVSGVSVQVSGVSVQVSVVSVQVSGVSVQVSGVSVQVSGVSVQVSGVSVQVSGVSVQVSGVSVQVSGVSVQVSGVSVQVSVVSVQVSGVSVQVSGVSVQVSGVSVQVSGVSVQVSGVSVQVSGVSVQVSGVSVQVSGVSVQVSGVSVQVSGVSVQVSGVSVQVSGVSVQVSGVSVQVSRVSVQVSGVSVQVSGVSVQVSGVSVQVSGVSVQVSRVSVQVSGVSVQVSVVSVQVSGVSVQVSVVSVQVSGVSVQVSGVSVQVSGVSVQVSVVSVQVSGVSVQVSGVSVQVSGVSVQVSGVSVQVSGVSVQVSGVSVQVTGVSVQVTGVSVQVSGVSVQVSGVSVQVSGFERSGVEGERSGVGVCVQVSRVSVQVSGVSVHVSV, encoded by the exons ATGTGG GTGTCTGGGGTGAGCGTTCAGGTGTCTGTGGTGAGCGTTCAGGTGTCGGGGGTGAGCGTTCAGGTGTCTGGGGTGAGCGTTCAGGTGTCGGGGGTGAGCGTTCAGGTGTCTGGGGTGAGCGTTCAGGTGTCTGGGGTGAGCGTTCAGGTGTCTGCGGTGAGCGTTCAGGTGTCTGTGGTGAGCGTTCAGGTGTCGGGGGTGAGCGTTCAGGTGTCTGGAGTGAGCGTTCAGGTGTCTGGGGTGAGCGTTCAGGTGTCGGGGGTGAGCGTTCAGGTGTCTGGGGTGAGCGTTCAGGTGTCGGGGGTGAGCGTTCAGGTGTCTGGGGTGAGCGTTCAGGTGTCTGGGGTGAGCGTTCAGGTGTCTGTGGTGAGCGTTCAGGTGTCTGTGGTGAGCGTTCAGGTGTCGGGGGTGAGCGTTCAGGTGTCTGGAGTGAGCGTTCAGGTGTCTGTGGTGAGCGTTCAGGTGTCTGGGGTGAGCGTTCAGGTGTCTGGGGTGAGCGTTCAGGTGTCTGGGGTGAGCGTTCAGGTGTCTGGGGTGAGCGTTCAGGTGTCTGGGGTGAGCGTTCAGGTGTCTGGGGTGAGCGTTCAGGTGTCTGGGGTGAGCGTTCAGGTGTCTGGGGTGAGCGTTCAGGTGTCTGTGGTGAGCGTTCAGGTGTCTGGGGTGAGCGTTCAGGTGTCTGGGGTGAGCGTTCAGGTGTCTGGGGTGAGCGTTCAGGTGTCTGGGGTGAGCGTTCAGGTGTCTGGGGTGAGCGTTCAGGTGTCTGGGGTGAGCGTTCAGGTGTCTGGGGTGAGCGTTCAGGTGTCTGGGGTGAGCGTTCAGGTGTCTGGGGTGAGCGTTCAGGTGTCGGGGGTGAGCGTTCAGGTGTCTGGGGTGAGCGTTCAGGTGTCTGGGGTGAGCGTTCAGGTGTCGGGGGTGAGCGTTCAGGTGTCGAGGGTGAGCGTTCAGGTGTCTGGGGTGAGCGTTCAGGTGTCGGGGGTGAGCGTTCAGGTGTCTGGGGTGAGCGTTCAGGTGTCGGGGGTGAGCGTTCAGGTGTCGAGGGTGAGCGTTCAGGTGTCTGGGGTGAGCGTTCAGGTGTCTGTGGTGAGCGTTCAGGTGTCTGGGGTGAGCGTTCAGGTGTCTGTGGTGAGCGTTCAGGTGTCTGGGGTGAGCGTTCAGGTGTCTGGGGTGAGCGTTCAGGTGTCTGGGGTGAGCGTTCAGGTGTCTGTGGTGAGCGTTCAGGTGTCTGGGGTGAGCGTTCAGGTGTCTGGGGTGAGCGTTCAGGTGTCGGGGGTGAGCGTTCAGGTGTCTGGGGTGAGCGTTCAGGTGTCTGGGGTGAGCGTTCAGGTGTCGGGGGTGAGCGTTCAGGTGACGGGGGTGAGCGTTCAGGTGACGGGGGTGAGCGTTCAGGTGTCGGGGGTGAGCGTTCAGGTGTCGGGGGTGAGCGTTCAGGTGTCGGGGTTTGAGCGTTCAGGTGTCGAGGGTGAGCGTTCAGGTGTCGGTGTGTGCGTTCAGGTGTCGAGGGTGAGCGTTCAGGTGTCGGGGGTGAGCGTTCATGTGTCGGTGTGA